In Anaerobacillus isosaccharinicus, one genomic interval encodes:
- a CDS encoding bifunctional homocysteine S-methyltransferase/methylenetetrahydrofolate reductase, with protein MSFLQDMKTKTLIGDGAIGTFLYLKGLDRCFEELNLSDPTKVKEVHEAYLQAGSQIIQTNTYAANKIKLTRHGLENKVAIINKAAVNCANEVVTNKDAYVIGTMGGIRGFQKRSHSMEEIVYSFEEQMNSLLECDIDGILLETFYDFEELSTCLMLARKKTDLPIISHVSLDEVGVLHGGIPLKDALSALEDLGADVVGMNCRMGPFHMLQSFEEVPLLKRAFLSAYPNASLPDYKDGRLVYQTNPKYFGDSAKAFVEQGIRLIGGCCGTTPDHIKAVADAVRNQKPVEEKQVKVKQKQSIVVFHKEQQESLPSIVQRRKSVIVELDPPKKLNTDVFVEGSKKLKEAGVDAVTLADNSLASPRICNLSLASIIKKEYNVRPLVHITCRDRNLIGLQSHLMGLHTLGINQLLAVTGDPTKIGDFPGATSVYDLASFDLIRLMKQMNNGVSFSGKDLGARTNFSVGAAFNPNGNHLEQMVRRMEKKLEYGADYFLSQPVFSIEQVAKIYEVTKHIKAPIYLGVMPLTSSKNAEFLHNEVPGIKLTEETRERMMRVSGDQEASHYEGIQIAKELIDEVHRYFNGLYLITPFLRYEMTVELTKYWQWKSKLIQPEKLSN; from the coding sequence ATGAGTTTTTTACAAGATATGAAAACCAAAACATTAATTGGAGATGGTGCCATTGGTACATTTCTATATTTAAAAGGGCTAGATCGTTGTTTTGAAGAATTAAACCTTTCTGACCCAACTAAAGTTAAAGAAGTGCACGAGGCTTATCTGCAAGCAGGTTCACAAATTATCCAAACGAACACGTATGCAGCAAATAAAATTAAGCTAACTCGACACGGTTTAGAGAATAAAGTAGCAATCATTAATAAAGCAGCAGTCAATTGTGCAAATGAGGTTGTAACAAATAAAGACGCTTATGTTATCGGGACAATGGGAGGTATTAGAGGCTTTCAAAAAAGATCTCATTCCATGGAAGAGATTGTTTATAGTTTTGAAGAACAAATGAATAGTCTCCTTGAATGTGATATTGATGGTATATTACTAGAAACATTTTATGATTTTGAGGAACTTTCCACTTGTTTAATGCTAGCTAGAAAAAAAACAGATCTTCCGATTATTAGCCATGTCTCCTTAGATGAGGTAGGGGTTTTACATGGTGGAATTCCCTTAAAAGATGCATTATCAGCATTAGAGGATCTTGGAGCAGATGTGGTCGGAATGAACTGTCGAATGGGACCATTTCACATGTTGCAATCCTTTGAGGAAGTTCCGTTATTAAAAAGAGCTTTTTTATCTGCTTATCCAAATGCAAGTTTGCCAGATTATAAAGATGGTAGACTTGTGTATCAGACCAATCCTAAATACTTTGGCGATAGTGCCAAAGCCTTTGTGGAACAGGGAATTAGACTTATTGGTGGTTGTTGTGGTACGACACCTGACCATATTAAAGCAGTTGCAGATGCTGTGAGAAACCAAAAGCCAGTTGAAGAGAAACAAGTTAAAGTGAAACAAAAACAGTCAATCGTCGTTTTTCATAAAGAGCAACAAGAATCGCTACCTAGCATTGTCCAACGCAGAAAATCAGTGATTGTTGAATTAGACCCGCCGAAAAAATTAAATACAGACGTTTTTGTGGAGGGATCAAAGAAGCTAAAAGAGGCAGGCGTTGATGCTGTAACGTTGGCTGATAATTCATTGGCTTCACCACGCATTTGTAATTTATCTTTAGCCTCCATTATTAAAAAAGAGTACAATGTCAGACCATTAGTTCATATTACATGTCGAGACCGAAATTTAATTGGCTTACAATCTCATTTAATGGGGCTACACACACTAGGTATCAATCAGTTGCTAGCAGTAACTGGTGATCCAACAAAAATAGGTGATTTTCCAGGGGCCACTTCAGTGTATGATCTCGCTTCTTTTGACTTAATTAGACTGATGAAACAAATGAATAACGGTGTTTCGTTCTCCGGTAAAGATTTAGGCGCGAGAACAAACTTTTCCGTTGGTGCTGCCTTTAACCCAAATGGGAATCATTTAGAGCAAATGGTACGGAGAATGGAAAAAAAACTTGAGTACGGAGCTGACTATTTTTTAAGTCAACCAGTATTTTCAATAGAACAAGTAGCAAAAATTTACGAGGTGACAAAGCATATAAAGGCACCAATATACTTAGGTGTTATGCCTTTAACGAGTAGTAAAAATGCTGAATTTCTCCATAATGAAGTTCCGGGAATTAAATTAACAGAAGAAACGCGTGAACGGATGATGAGAGTGTCAGGTGACCAAGAAGCGTCCCATTATGAAGGGATTCAAATTGCAAAAGAGTTAATAGATGAGGTTCATCGCTATTTTAATGGCTTATATTTAATTACTCCTTTTTTACGTTATGAAATGACAGTTGAATTAACAAAATATTGGCAATGGAAAAGTAAGTTAATACAACCAGAAAAATTGAGTAATTAA
- the metC gene encoding cystathionine beta-lyase: protein MPDQYHIQTKLLHNNQKIHQETGAVSVPIHHSSTFHQYSFDGFGEYDYARGSNPTRRALEDVIADLEGGSRGFAFASGMAAISTAFMFLSKGDHIVITEDVYGGTYRFVTQVLTKLGIDHTFVDMTNEKEVESKIQANTKLIYLETPSNPTLKITNIKAIVAIAKAHNCLTFCDNTFLTPVFQRPLDLGVDVVLHSATKFLGGHSDVVAGLAVTKDEELGRQLAFLHNSFGAILGVQDSWLVLRGLKTLQVRMNASSTAAEEIANWLAKRNEVKAVYYPGLKNHPGKEIQGQQASSHGAVLSFEFPTKEMTKAFVENVKLPVFAVSLGAVETILSYPATMSHGSMPEEERLKRGITDGLLRLSVGLEDVNDLIADFEQALNAL, encoded by the coding sequence TTGCCTGATCAATACCATATTCAAACAAAACTTTTGCACAATAATCAAAAAATACATCAAGAAACCGGAGCGGTAAGTGTTCCAATCCATCATTCATCCACTTTTCATCAATATTCCTTTGATGGGTTTGGTGAGTATGATTATGCTAGAGGATCTAATCCTACTCGTCGGGCACTTGAAGATGTAATTGCTGATTTAGAAGGGGGATCAAGAGGCTTTGCCTTTGCTTCTGGAATGGCAGCTATATCCACTGCATTTATGTTCCTCTCTAAAGGGGACCACATCGTTATTACCGAAGATGTTTACGGTGGAACCTACCGTTTTGTAACCCAAGTTTTAACAAAATTAGGTATTGACCATACATTTGTTGACATGACGAATGAGAAAGAAGTTGAAAGTAAGATCCAAGCAAATACGAAATTAATTTATCTTGAAACACCGTCAAATCCAACTTTAAAAATAACAAACATCAAAGCAATTGTTGCTATAGCTAAAGCTCACAATTGTTTAACGTTTTGTGATAATACATTTTTGACACCTGTTTTTCAAAGACCACTAGATTTAGGGGTAGACGTTGTCCTTCATAGTGCCACCAAATTTTTAGGGGGGCATAGTGATGTTGTTGCTGGCCTTGCTGTTACTAAAGACGAGGAACTTGGAAGACAACTTGCTTTTTTACACAATTCCTTTGGCGCAATTTTAGGTGTCCAAGATAGCTGGTTAGTATTACGTGGTTTAAAAACGTTACAAGTTAGAATGAATGCCAGTTCCACTGCTGCCGAGGAAATTGCTAATTGGCTAGCAAAGAGAAATGAAGTGAAAGCTGTTTATTATCCCGGACTTAAAAATCATCCTGGAAAAGAGATACAAGGGCAACAAGCCTCAAGCCACGGTGCGGTTCTCTCGTTTGAATTTCCAACAAAAGAGATGACTAAAGCTTTCGTTGAAAACGTGAAATTACCTGTATTTGCAGTTAGTTTAGGTGCTGTTGAAACGATCCTTTCGTACCCTGCGACTATGTCCCACGGTTCAATGCCAGAAGAAGAGCGGCTAAAACGAGGGATTACCGATGGTTTACTAAGACTTTCGGTAGGGTTAGAGGACGTGAACGATCTTATTGCCGATTTTGAACAGGCGTTAAATGCCTTATAA
- a CDS encoding methionine biosynthesis PLP-dependent protein: MAYKHLETNLVQLGNRSETKTGTINPPVYFSTAYRHEGIGQSTGYDYSRTGNPTRHILEEGIALLEGGDRGFACSSGMAAIQTVLSIFKQGDEIIVCQDLYGGTYRLFQQGWKHWGITFRYWDGEDYEQLESLVSDNTKAIFIETPTNPLMQEMSISRVSNVSKKHDLLLIVDNTFYTPYIQRPIEEGADIVIHSATKYLGGHNDVLAGLITAKGEEVCEKIGFFHNGIGATLSPFDSWLLIRGMKTLALRMAKHEENANAVAQFLREHPLVTDVLYPGRGGMLSFRIKDANWVNPLLQSLKLITFAESLGGVESLMTYPTTQTHADIPEDLREKYGVCKRLLRFSVGIENIEDLIEDLSQGLDGLEKGGDSIA; the protein is encoded by the coding sequence ATGGCATATAAGCATTTAGAAACGAATTTGGTCCAATTAGGAAATAGAAGTGAGACAAAAACAGGGACAATTAACCCACCAGTCTATTTCTCAACCGCTTACCGTCATGAAGGAATTGGTCAATCGACAGGTTATGACTATAGTAGAACTGGAAATCCGACTAGACATATTCTAGAAGAAGGTATTGCACTTTTAGAAGGGGGAGATCGCGGTTTCGCTTGTAGCTCCGGAATGGCAGCTATTCAAACTGTGCTATCTATATTTAAGCAAGGTGATGAAATCATCGTTTGCCAAGATTTATATGGTGGGACATATCGTCTTTTTCAGCAAGGTTGGAAGCATTGGGGAATTACTTTTCGTTACTGGGACGGGGAAGATTACGAGCAATTAGAGTCTTTGGTTTCTGACAATACGAAAGCAATTTTTATTGAGACTCCTACAAATCCTTTAATGCAAGAAATGAGTATATCCCGTGTTAGTAATGTTTCAAAAAAACACGACCTTTTATTAATTGTCGACAACACTTTTTATACACCATATATACAAAGACCGATTGAAGAAGGTGCAGATATTGTTATCCATAGCGCGACGAAGTATTTAGGCGGTCACAACGATGTTCTAGCAGGCTTAATTACAGCAAAGGGTGAGGAAGTATGCGAGAAGATTGGTTTTTTCCATAATGGTATTGGCGCAACCCTATCGCCGTTTGATTCATGGCTGTTAATAAGAGGAATGAAAACATTGGCTTTAAGAATGGCAAAGCACGAAGAAAATGCCAATGCTGTCGCTCAATTTTTAAGGGAACACCCCTTGGTTACTGATGTGTTATATCCAGGCCGTGGTGGGATGTTATCCTTTCGGATTAAAGATGCGAATTGGGTTAATCCACTTTTGCAAAGCTTGAAGCTTATCACATTTGCAGAAAGTCTTGGCGGCGTAGAAAGTTTAATGACCTATCCGACAACACAAACACATGCAGATATTCCTGAAGATCTTCGTGAAAAGTATGGAGTTTGTAAAAGGCTTTTAAGATTTTCAGTCGGAATTGAAAATATTGAAGATTTAATTGAAGATTTATCCCAAGGCTTAGATGGGTTAGAGAAAGGAGGGGATTCTATTGCCTGA
- a CDS encoding transposase — protein MLKNVRSHESYLSFVVEQLEELYKDKTFLKTFYSRPIIWCSLIDLTDAAMLLRHRYSSNPRGRKPRNPCDMLRSLMLMHYHNVTSVDQWVYHLKTTPIYAVLSGFSPSNVPGVGTFYDFFNRLWLASTPHLSKRNKRKLAKPRKKGKKNQKLDPKNPKIVEKLVKRTLKNKHQNYIPKAHDQLQIIFQSLFVNKSAEAGLLGNTKSLSILGDGSPVLTGGKPYGKFLCECRKQGNWKCQCKRQFSDPDADYGWDSSREKYYYGRSLFMVSASDSPYDLPIYPRLYRASKHDSVLFISAFSELQQWYSDWKIGEVILDSALDATPIYEMLEHYDVSAIIDLNPRRSKQFQHKQMDINLKGVPICPIGREMIHWGLNQKTYRRKWRCPAVCGKWECPNPCSDSKYGRTFYTATKDNPRLFPRVKRGSKEWRKRYSLRTGVERCIKRQKVDYRLEDSRGRSSRHWNIRTYIIGMCQHADAWIKEAKKNNFVAANPIIQSLLSL, from the coding sequence ATGCTAAAAAACGTCCGTTCTCATGAATCCTATCTGTCTTTTGTTGTTGAGCAATTAGAAGAACTCTATAAGGATAAAACATTTTTAAAAACCTTTTACTCTAGACCAATAATTTGGTGTTCCTTGATTGACCTAACCGATGCCGCCATGTTGCTTAGACACCGTTATTCCTCTAATCCAAGAGGAAGAAAACCGCGTAATCCTTGTGATATGTTGAGAAGTTTAATGCTAATGCATTATCACAATGTAACGAGTGTTGATCAATGGGTTTACCATTTAAAAACAACACCGATTTATGCTGTCCTTAGTGGATTTTCTCCAAGCAACGTTCCTGGAGTCGGAACGTTTTACGACTTTTTCAATCGTCTATGGCTTGCTTCAACTCCACATTTATCAAAAAGAAATAAAAGAAAGTTAGCAAAACCTCGAAAGAAAGGAAAAAAGAATCAGAAACTAGATCCTAAAAACCCAAAGATTGTAGAAAAGCTAGTTAAACGCACTTTGAAAAATAAACATCAAAACTATATACCGAAGGCTCATGATCAGCTTCAAATAATCTTTCAGTCTTTGTTTGTCAATAAATCAGCAGAAGCAGGATTATTAGGAAACACAAAATCTCTAAGCATTCTAGGTGATGGTTCTCCAGTTCTGACCGGTGGTAAACCTTACGGTAAGTTTCTTTGTGAATGTCGTAAACAAGGGAACTGGAAGTGCCAATGTAAGCGTCAATTCTCAGACCCTGATGCTGATTATGGTTGGGATAGTTCTAGAGAAAAGTACTATTATGGTAGAAGTCTTTTCATGGTATCTGCTTCTGATAGTCCTTATGACTTACCTATTTATCCAAGGCTCTACCGAGCCAGTAAACACGATTCTGTTTTGTTTATAAGCGCATTTAGCGAACTCCAACAATGGTATTCTGATTGGAAAATTGGTGAAGTCATTTTAGATTCAGCCTTAGATGCAACCCCTATCTATGAAATGTTAGAACACTATGATGTTTCAGCCATCATTGACCTTAATCCAAGACGTTCTAAACAATTTCAGCACAAACAAATGGATATAAACCTTAAAGGGGTTCCAATTTGCCCAATCGGTCGAGAGATGATCCATTGGGGACTAAATCAGAAAACCTACCGCCGCAAATGGCGTTGTCCAGCCGTTTGTGGGAAGTGGGAATGTCCAAATCCATGTTCCGATTCAAAATATGGTCGAACATTTTATACAGCGACGAAGGATAATCCTCGTCTTTTTCCTCGCGTCAAGCGAGGTAGTAAGGAATGGCGAAAACGCTATTCTTTACGAACTGGAGTCGAGCGTTGTATCAAACGTCAAAAAGTGGATTATCGTTTAGAAGATTCAAGAGGACGAAGTTCTCGGCATTGGAATATTCGTACATATATCATCGGCATGTGCCAACATGCCGATGCGTGGATAAAGGAAGCAAAAAAGAATAACTTTGTGGCTGCGAACCCAATTATTCAATCTCTTTTGTCCTTATAA
- the prsW gene encoding glutamic-type intramembrane protease PrsW, which yields MISIIFASLAPSLALLCFFYLKDNYNSEPLGMVFRSFIFGVLLVFPILVIQYAFQEEGLLISPLSQAFISAALFEEFFKWFILFYTVYKHAVFNDPYDGIVYGVSVSLGFATMENVFFLLAYGVDLAFIRALLPVSSHALFGVIMGYYLGKAKFGEKRQQRKLLFFSLLIPWVLHGIYDYILYVQRYWIYMMLPFMIFLWWLALKKVKLANKKTVNDENVKNLY from the coding sequence ATGATCAGTATCATTTTTGCAAGTTTAGCTCCTAGTCTAGCTCTACTTTGTTTTTTTTATTTAAAAGATAACTATAATTCTGAGCCACTTGGGATGGTGTTTCGAAGCTTTATTTTTGGGGTTTTATTGGTATTTCCAATACTTGTCATTCAATATGCGTTTCAAGAAGAAGGATTACTAATAAGTCCGTTGTCACAGGCTTTTATTTCTGCTGCTTTATTTGAAGAATTCTTTAAATGGTTTATTTTATTTTATACTGTATATAAACATGCTGTGTTTAATGATCCGTACGATGGGATCGTTTATGGAGTCAGTGTATCATTAGGTTTTGCTACAATGGAGAACGTATTTTTTCTGCTCGCTTACGGAGTCGATCTAGCTTTTATTCGAGCCCTACTCCCAGTCTCAAGCCATGCCTTGTTTGGCGTCATTATGGGGTATTATTTAGGTAAGGCTAAGTTTGGGGAAAAACGGCAACAACGAAAGCTATTGTTTTTTTCGCTACTCATACCATGGGTATTACATGGTATTTACGATTATATTTTATATGTACAACGATATTGGATCTATATGATGTTACCATTTATGATTTTCTTATGGTGGCTTGCATTAAAAAAAGTTAAACTAGCAAATAAAAAAACGGTAAACGACGAGAACGTGAAAAATCTTTACTAG
- a CDS encoding asparaginase codes for MKKVVLLTTGGTIASKPNKEGRLVAGELTGNELAKICGIPNDIEVEVISILQKPSMHISIQDLLDVKIKIEEIYENDTVNGIVLTHGTDSLEETAYFLDLVIADERPIVITGSQRAPDEIGSDSYINLRHAIYTACNDQLKGVGTVVVFNERIFAAKYVKKEHASNIQGFNAFGFGYLGIIDNDKVYLYQKPTTREFYKIEATKEIPTVDIIKCYLNADDKFIRASIAANVSGIVLEGTGRGQVSPLMTDAINEALNKGITILITTASEEGYVYPTYEYLGSAYDLYKAGVILGGDLDSKKARIKLMVLELANEKIKEKFE; via the coding sequence ATGAAGAAAGTCGTGTTATTAACTACTGGAGGTACAATTGCAAGTAAACCAAATAAAGAAGGTAGGCTTGTTGCAGGGGAACTAACAGGAAACGAATTAGCAAAAATATGTGGAATCCCAAATGATATAGAAGTGGAAGTAATTTCGATTTTACAAAAGCCAAGTATGCATATTTCAATTCAGGATTTGTTAGACGTAAAAATAAAGATCGAGGAAATTTATGAGAATGATACTGTCAATGGAATCGTTCTTACTCATGGTACCGATTCTCTAGAGGAAACAGCTTACTTCTTAGATTTAGTTATTGCTGACGAACGCCCAATTGTTATTACTGGTTCACAGCGGGCACCTGATGAAATAGGGAGCGATTCCTATATAAATTTAAGGCATGCAATTTATACTGCTTGTAATGACCAACTAAAAGGCGTTGGAACGGTTGTTGTCTTTAATGAACGTATCTTCGCTGCTAAATATGTGAAAAAAGAACACGCTTCAAACATCCAAGGATTTAATGCCTTTGGTTTTGGTTATTTAGGTATTATAGATAACGATAAAGTATATTTATATCAAAAGCCTACAACACGTGAATTCTATAAAATAGAAGCGACTAAAGAAATTCCTACAGTTGACATTATTAAATGTTATTTAAATGCTGATGATAAATTTATCAGGGCCTCTATTGCTGCAAATGTTTCTGGAATTGTGTTAGAGGGAACAGGAAGGGGACAAGTATCCCCTTTAATGACAGACGCAATAAATGAAGCGTTAAATAAAGGGATTACAATTCTTATTACGACAGCTAGTGAAGAAGGGTATGTTTATCCAACTTACGAGTACTTAGGTAGTGCCTATGATTTGTATAAAGCGGGCGTCATTTTAGGTGGGGACCTAGATAGCAAGAAGGCAAGAATAAAATTAATGGTCTTAGAATTAGCAAATGAAAAGATAAAAGAGAAGTTTGAATAA